ATCGCCAGTGGGAATGCGATGGTATTTAATCATGCTGCTATCGCGTTATTGCGTGCTGCGGGGAGCGAAGTGGCGGTCGTGGCGCATGACTGGTGGTTATATTTGTTGGTGAGTGGCGCGGGCGGGCAGGTGTTTTATGATGCACATCCTAGCGTGCGTTACCGTCAACACGGTGGCAATCTGGTCGGGATGAAAACACACTGGCTGGCGCGGTTGGTGCGGTTGCGCACGATTCGCGAGGTATGGCAGGGTACATTTCGTGCCGGTAATCATCGGCAAATGCAGGCGTTACAAGCGATGCGTGCTAAACTTATCCCCGCCAATCGCGTGATATTGGATCGGTTTATGTTGGCGCGAAACCGTTGGTTATTACCCCGCTTGCTGGGTTTCTGGCAATCCGGTATTTATCGCGAGCCGTTGGGGAGTCACTTGGGACTCATTGCCGCCGCTATTTTAAAAAAGATTTGAAGTTATTTATGCAGCTTTATCAGCCTCTTCCGCTTAGTCCCCTTGCCATGCTGGAGTCGGTGTGGCGTAACCGTCAGCTTATTTGGCAAATGAGTAAACGCGATGTGCTAGGGCGTTACCGTGGCTCCATGATTGGAATGGCGTGGTCGTTTTTTAATCCGCTGTTTATGCTGGCGGTATACACCTTTGTATTTAGCGTGGTGTTTGAATCGCGTTGGGGCGTGAATACCAGTGAAAGTCGCGGGAGTTTTGCGGTCATTCTGTTTGCGGGTCTGGTGGTACACGGTTTGTTGGCGGAATGTGTGAATCGTGCGCCCGGTTTGATTTTATCCAATGCCAATTATGTGAAAAAAGTGGTGTTTCCCTTGGAAATCTTGCCGTGGGTTACGTTGGTATCGGCGTTATTTCATACGGGCATTAGCTTGTTGGTGTTGCTGATAGCCGAGCTTATGTTGATGCAGTATGTGCCGTGGACGGTGCTGTTGTTGCCATTGGTGTGGCTGCCGTTTGTCATGGGCATTATGGGGGTTAGTTGGTTTTTGGCGGCGTTGGGGGTGTATGTGCGTGATGTTGCGCAAATTACCGGCTTGGTGACGACGGTATTGCTGTTTATGAGTCCGGTGTTTTACCCCTTGTCTAAATTGCCCGAACATTTCCAGACCTTGCTCTTGTTGAATCCTTTGACGTTTATGATTGAGCAAACGCGGCAATTGGTGATCTGGGGCAATACGCCGGATTGGGGCGGTTTGCTGCTGTACAGTGTGGCGGCGTGTTTGGTGGCGTGGCTGGGGTTTGTGTGGTTCCAGAAAACCAGAGGAGGGTTTGCGGATGTCCTCTGAGTTTGCGATTAAAGTGGAAGGGGTGGGCAAGAATTACCGCCTGTATGACAAGCCGCATCACCGTTTGCTGCAAATGTTGCGCGGCGAGAAGAAAATCTATTACCGGGATTTTTGGGCGGTCAACGATGTGTCGTTTAGTGTGCGCAAGGGTGAAACGGTGGGGATTATTGGGCGTAATGGTTCCGGTAAATCAACCTTGTTGCAAATGATTTGCGGCACCTTAACACCGACTACGGGCAGTATTGCGGTGAATGGGCGTGTGGCGGCGCTGTTGGAGTTGGGGGCGGGCTTCAATCCTGAATTTACCGGGCGCGA
The DNA window shown above is from Candidatus Thiothrix sulfatifontis and carries:
- a CDS encoding ABC transporter permease, which gives rise to MSKRDVLGRYRGSMIGMAWSFFNPLFMLAVYTFVFSVVFESRWGVNTSESRGSFAVILFAGLVVHGLLAECVNRAPGLILSNANYVKKVVFPLEILPWVTLVSALFHTGISLLVLLIAELMLMQYVPWTVLLLPLVWLPFVMGIMGVSWFLAALGVYVRDVAQITGLVTTVLLFMSPVFYPLSKLPEHFQTLLLLNPLTFMIEQTRQLVIWGNTPDWGGLLLYSVAACLVAWLGFVWFQKTRGGFADVL